In Campylobacter showae CSUNSWCD, one genomic interval encodes:
- a CDS encoding glycosyltransferase family 25 protein, protein MKNLVFVISLKGDEARREKLKERFKNYGEFKLVEATDGRAMSAKEYYGYALASLEAYGRLLSPSEVGCSLSHVRAYEEFLKSDAKFALILEDDVIGDEDGVKKAFETATKMDEGSALICGAQDGLDGRFSAFGKKLEEDFWLVSKRSYGTIYRAAAYVLDRRAAETVLQTHKKALCVADFWRILLLQNGLKMYFSDIFAHPTDLTDSNIQAERVQRAQVKVSPLARLNSLKYVAATRFEAAILGYERIFKR, encoded by the coding sequence ATGAAAAATTTAGTATTCGTTATTTCGTTAAAAGGCGACGAGGCGCGCCGTGAAAAGTTAAAAGAGCGGTTTAAAAACTACGGCGAATTTAAGCTCGTCGAGGCGACCGACGGCAGGGCTATGAGCGCAAAGGAGTACTACGGATATGCGCTAGCTAGCCTCGAGGCTTACGGCAGGCTGTTAAGCCCGTCCGAGGTCGGCTGCTCGCTATCTCACGTGCGCGCTTACGAGGAGTTTTTAAAAAGCGACGCCAAATTTGCGCTCATTTTAGAAGACGACGTTATCGGAGACGAGGACGGCGTGAAAAAGGCGTTTGAAACGGCTACCAAGATGGACGAGGGTTCGGCTCTCATCTGCGGCGCGCAGGACGGGTTAGATGGGCGATTTAGCGCATTTGGTAAAAAACTAGAGGAGGATTTTTGGCTAGTCTCAAAGCGCTCTTACGGCACGATTTACCGAGCGGCCGCTTACGTGCTTGATAGGCGCGCGGCGGAAACGGTTTTGCAAACGCACAAAAAGGCGCTTTGCGTGGCTGATTTTTGGCGGATTTTGCTTTTGCAAAATGGCTTAAAGATGTATTTTAGCGATATTTTTGCGCATCCAACCGATCTAACAGACTCAAATATCCAAGCCGAGCGAGTGCAAAGAGCGCAGGTAAAAGTCTCCCCGCTAGCTCGCCTAAACAGCTTAAAATATGTCGCCGCAACGCGCTTTGAAGCGGCAATTTTAGGCTATGAGCGGATATTTAAAAGATAG
- a CDS encoding glycosyltransferase has protein sequence MKVLFIISTLQAGGAERVMSLLASYFAKFHDVTLLKFDTKPPFYELDERIKLIDLPFPMVKKGFFANLIRRVKKFFYQRNLIKNGGFDVVISSMDSTNINVILSNLFINKPLFISEHSSADFFKGRGWLFLRRLLYPLASGLTVLTKEDYEYYSFVKNKTVMYNPMFEAKKQGLPKENIILFVGRLISIKGCDVFLKAMSLVDKELLKEWKIVIAGAGEERQRLELIAHEQLHLDAEFIGQISDVASLYERAKILVSSSKTEGLPNVLIESVFFNCARVATATSGAKELIEDGKDGFLVPIDDAKALGSKIELLMRDEELRQGLVRNAKERENSFKTDQIYQKWMDFITQNIKG, from the coding sequence ATGAAGGTTTTATTTATAATTTCGACACTGCAAGCAGGTGGCGCTGAGCGCGTGATGAGCTTGCTAGCGAGCTATTTTGCGAAATTTCACGACGTAACGCTTTTAAAATTTGACACCAAACCGCCGTTTTACGAGCTAGACGAGAGGATAAAGCTGATCGATCTGCCTTTTCCGATGGTAAAAAAAGGGTTTTTTGCAAATTTAATCAGGCGCGTGAAAAAGTTTTTTTATCAGCGAAATTTGATCAAAAACGGCGGTTTTGACGTCGTTATCTCCTCTATGGACAGCACGAATATCAACGTGATTTTGTCGAATTTGTTTATAAACAAGCCGCTTTTTATCAGCGAGCATTCAAGCGCCGATTTTTTCAAAGGGCGCGGCTGGCTGTTTTTGCGCCGTTTGCTCTATCCGCTAGCTAGCGGCCTAACGGTGCTTACAAAAGAGGACTACGAATACTATAGCTTCGTAAAAAATAAAACCGTGATGTATAATCCTATGTTTGAAGCCAAAAAGCAGGGCTTGCCGAAGGAAAATATCATCCTTTTCGTCGGCCGTCTCATCTCGATTAAAGGTTGCGACGTATTTTTAAAGGCTATGAGCTTAGTCGATAAAGAGCTTTTAAAAGAGTGGAAAATCGTGATAGCGGGCGCTGGCGAGGAAAGGCAAAGGCTAGAGCTCATCGCGCATGAGCAGCTTCATCTGGATGCCGAGTTTATCGGGCAAATAAGCGACGTAGCTTCGCTTTATGAAAGGGCTAAAATTCTAGTTTCAAGTTCCAAAACCGAGGGCTTGCCAAACGTTCTAATCGAGAGCGTTTTTTTTAACTGCGCTAGGGTGGCGACTGCTACAAGCGGCGCAAAGGAGCTCATTGAAGATGGAAAGGATGGATTTTTAGTGCCGATAGACGATGCAAAAGCGCTCGGAAGCAAAATCGAACTTTTGATGCGCGACGAGGAACTGAGACAAGGGCTAGTTAGAAACGCTAAAGAGCGTGAAAATAGCTTTAAAACCGATCAAATTTATCAAAAGTGGATGGATTTTATCACTCAAAATATAAAGGGCTAA
- a CDS encoding glycosyltransferase family 2 protein: MLKVSIIIPTYNRKELFEAALKSALAQDYENKEIIISDDNSNDGTRELAQSYVAKFDNVKYVLNQTYDRGPNGNKNNGFDHASGDAFVILDDDDLLIEGAISKMAAVLEQGYASVWANCYFELDGEPTTKFSGFGLNKSGEISPQDYYDGKITGEFLIMFRRDAIGQRRFEKGLYGSENTLWIYLFDLPAYYLHDAVRIYRFHRSDSVTINSFKRPLCIMKGYAMTAELILQKIAEKNEQASNANSAEPKFRVNDAHIAILYKMAAYYAKFGGEYKKMYEYLFKSLKFKFTKEALAMLILSPFPKSMILFLTKIRVWIYKKTHGE, translated from the coding sequence ATGCTAAAAGTAAGCATAATAATCCCAACTTACAACCGCAAAGAGCTTTTTGAAGCCGCCCTAAAAAGCGCGCTGGCTCAGGACTACGAAAACAAAGAAATCATAATCAGCGATGACAACTCAAACGACGGCACGCGCGAGCTTGCGCAAAGTTACGTCGCTAAATTTGACAACGTAAAATACGTCTTAAATCAAACTTACGACCGCGGCCCAAACGGCAATAAAAACAACGGCTTTGACCACGCTAGCGGCGATGCTTTCGTGATTTTAGACGACGATGACCTTCTGATAGAAGGCGCTATAAGCAAGATGGCGGCCGTATTAGAGCAGGGGTATGCTAGCGTCTGGGCGAACTGTTATTTTGAGCTTGACGGCGAGCCGACGACGAAATTTTCGGGATTTGGACTAAATAAAAGCGGGGAAATTTCGCCGCAGGACTACTACGACGGCAAGATAACGGGCGAGTTTTTGATAATGTTTCGCCGAGATGCGATCGGGCAGAGGCGTTTTGAAAAGGGGCTTTACGGTAGCGAAAATACGCTTTGGATCTACCTTTTCGACCTTCCTGCTTATTACCTGCACGACGCCGTGCGTATTTACCGCTTTCACCGTAGCGACAGCGTCACGATAAACTCGTTTAAACGCCCGCTTTGCATAATGAAAGGCTACGCGATGACTGCGGAGCTTATTTTGCAAAAGATCGCCGAAAAAAACGAGCAAGCAAGCAACGCAAATTCGGCCGAGCCGAAATTTCGCGTAAACGATGCTCATATCGCGATCCTATATAAAATGGCGGCGTATTATGCGAAATTTGGCGGCGAATACAAAAAAATGTACGAATATCTTTTTAAGAGCCTCAAATTTAAATTTACCAAAGAAGCGCTGGCGATGCTGATTTTAAGCCCGTTTCCAAAGTCTATGATTTTGTTTTTAACTAAAATTCGCGTTTGGATATACAAAAAAACGCACGGCGAATGA
- a CDS encoding N-acetylgalactosamine-N,N'-diacetylbacillosaminyl-diphospho-undecaprenol 4-alpha-N-acetylgalactosaminyltransferase, producing the protein MKKLAVFLYSMGPGGAERVVSNLLPALCEKYEVHLVLMSEVVAYEIPRAVKIHFLERSDPYESGVKKLFRLAFALPSLALKYKKLCENLGIDAHFVLMNRPCYVALAAKILGLKGRMVISERSCPSVIYKSGLSGFANRIFVKALYPRADLILANAQGNADDLVRNFGCDREKTKVLYNAVDLAAIKTLANEPLEGKFKPFFLNIGRLDSGKNQAMLIKIIANLNNERATLGILGKGPLHGELQNLIDELGVGERVKLLGTDKNPFKFIKNAECFLCASRFEGFSNVLLEALACERFIISTDHKSGARELLGDDEYGILTPVDDEKAMEAAMRRALEDENLRQDYEKRAYGRVVKFDKNAVAAQLIGYLEGENGE; encoded by the coding sequence ATGAAAAAATTAGCCGTTTTTCTCTACTCGATGGGGCCGGGCGGCGCGGAGCGCGTGGTTTCAAATTTGCTCCCCGCTCTGTGCGAAAAATACGAAGTTCATCTCGTTTTGATGAGCGAGGTCGTGGCCTACGAGATACCGCGTGCGGTAAAAATTCACTTTCTCGAGCGCTCAGACCCCTATGAGAGCGGCGTAAAAAAGCTTTTTCGACTAGCTTTTGCGCTACCCTCCTTGGCTCTAAAATATAAAAAACTTTGCGAAAATTTAGGTATCGACGCGCATTTTGTCTTGATGAATCGTCCTTGCTACGTGGCTCTTGCGGCTAAAATTTTAGGCCTAAAAGGACGGATGGTGATAAGCGAGCGTAGCTGTCCATCGGTCATCTATAAAAGCGGCCTTAGCGGGTTTGCCAATAGAATTTTCGTTAAGGCGCTCTATCCTAGAGCCGATCTGATTTTGGCCAACGCGCAGGGAAATGCCGATGATCTCGTGCGAAATTTCGGCTGCGACAGGGAAAAGACGAAAGTGCTATATAATGCGGTCGATTTAGCGGCGATAAAAACTCTCGCAAACGAGCCGCTAGAGGGAAAATTTAAGCCGTTTTTTCTAAATATCGGACGGCTTGATAGCGGTAAAAATCAAGCGATGCTAATAAAAATAATCGCAAATTTAAACAACGAGCGCGCGACGCTTGGGATACTTGGCAAGGGGCCTTTACACGGCGAGCTTCAAAATTTGATCGACGAGCTTGGAGTTGGCGAGCGAGTAAAGCTACTAGGCACGGACAAAAATCCGTTTAAATTTATTAAAAACGCCGAGTGTTTCCTCTGCGCTTCGAGGTTTGAGGGCTTTTCAAACGTGCTTTTAGAGGCGCTTGCTTGCGAGAGATTTATCATCTCCACCGATCATAAAAGCGGCGCTAGGGAGCTTCTTGGCGACGATGAGTACGGCATTTTAACGCCCGTGGATGACGAAAAAGCTATGGAGGCGGCGATGAGGCGAGCTCTTGAGGATGAAAATTTAAGGCAAGATTATGAAAAAAGAGCTTATGGCCGCGTAGTAAAATTTGATAAAAACGCCGTTGCGGCGCAGCTCATAGGATATTTAGAGGGTGAAAATGGCGAGTAA
- a CDS encoding STT3 domain-containing protein — protein sequence MASKISGLLDKFKFSKQTFLLILAAFVFSVVCRLYWVYWAGEYQHFFWNDQLMISTNDGYAFAEGARDMIAGFHQPNDLSYYGRSMPTLTYFLYQILPFSFESILLYMSVFFSSLIVIPVILIAKEYEMPGMGFAAALLASIANSYYNRTMAGYYDTDMLTIVLPVFSVWAMIRLAQKKNVNDLIFIPIFILINDWWYPSSYSLNFAMLGAFLLYTLVFDRKNALNYEAVILMIVALTYIDFYAKSALAVALYLAMRFRPQIWDKRVVAACLALAVGLLGFSGGLNQILFQLKFYIFRGVSESSEPVFHFYNVNKTIMEMSDYSFEFESINAFAKRISGHVVTFALSLVGVAALCLKFRSFLLALPMLLLGFLALKGGLRFTIYSVPVMAIGFGYFAALCVNFFKKDKILDKFCTVCLAVFFAFFFLYFDKYYSLLHGKSPVFAPNFDGEASFGVYLATFAAAALICGAAYFMVSGLSSLKKHALLEKICVFCIASISLMPCLEHIYGYKVGTVFAKSEVESLDKLHKIAGREDYVLAWWDYGYPIRYYADVKTLIDGGKHLGRDNFAVSFALASNQRMSANMARLEVEYTERNFSERFGLNLNQMMKDYNATSVNSFLYSLNSKDFRPPQKTREIYYYLPDSMIDIFSAVLRFSNLDLNSGEEYGAIFYPGKPYSVDGDTINIGGGFSVSGDASKVYIGEREISVNTYFETSYDEKDKLVVKKHEMDADGKIYLIFMKDYRRFLVLDEAVLNSAYIQLFVLENYDKELFEPVILNGAVKIYRLLR from the coding sequence ATGGCGAGTAAAATTTCGGGACTCTTGGATAAATTTAAATTTTCAAAACAGACTTTCTTGTTGATACTTGCGGCGTTTGTTTTTAGTGTGGTTTGCAGGCTGTACTGGGTGTATTGGGCGGGCGAGTATCAGCACTTTTTCTGGAACGATCAGCTCATGATCAGCACAAACGACGGCTACGCCTTCGCCGAGGGCGCGCGCGACATGATAGCGGGCTTTCATCAGCCAAACGACCTTAGCTACTACGGGCGCTCGATGCCGACGCTTACGTACTTTTTGTATCAAATTTTACCTTTTAGCTTCGAGAGTATCTTGCTTTATATGAGCGTATTTTTTAGCTCGCTTATCGTTATTCCCGTGATTTTGATAGCTAAAGAGTACGAGATGCCGGGCATGGGCTTTGCGGCGGCGCTGCTAGCTAGTATCGCAAACAGCTACTATAACCGCACGATGGCTGGCTACTACGACACCGATATGCTCACTATCGTGCTGCCCGTGTTTAGCGTCTGGGCGATGATACGCCTCGCGCAGAAAAAAAACGTAAACGATCTCATTTTTATCCCGATTTTTATCCTGATAAACGACTGGTGGTATCCGAGCTCTTACTCGCTAAATTTTGCGATGTTGGGCGCATTTTTGCTCTATACTTTGGTTTTTGATAGGAAAAACGCGCTAAATTACGAGGCTGTCATTTTGATGATAGTCGCGCTTACGTATATCGATTTTTACGCTAAAAGCGCGCTTGCCGTCGCGCTTTATCTAGCGATGAGATTTCGTCCGCAGATCTGGGATAAGCGCGTAGTAGCCGCGTGCCTAGCTCTTGCCGTAGGTTTACTTGGCTTTAGCGGCGGGCTAAATCAAATTTTATTCCAGCTTAAATTTTACATATTTCGCGGGGTTTCGGAGAGTAGCGAGCCGGTTTTTCATTTTTACAACGTAAATAAAACGATAATGGAAATGAGCGATTATTCGTTTGAGTTTGAGTCGATAAACGCCTTTGCTAAGCGTATCAGCGGGCATGTTGTTACTTTTGCCTTATCGCTCGTAGGAGTCGCGGCGCTTTGTCTTAAATTTCGCTCCTTTTTACTTGCGCTTCCGATGCTATTGCTTGGATTTTTGGCACTAAAAGGCGGGCTTAGATTTACGATCTACTCCGTGCCCGTGATGGCGATAGGATTTGGGTATTTTGCGGCGCTTTGCGTGAATTTTTTCAAAAAAGATAAAATTTTAGACAAATTTTGTACCGTTTGTTTAGCGGTGTTTTTTGCGTTTTTCTTTTTATATTTTGATAAATATTACAGCCTCTTGCATGGCAAATCTCCAGTTTTTGCGCCAAATTTTGACGGCGAGGCGAGCTTTGGCGTATATCTAGCCACGTTTGCGGCGGCGGCGCTTATTTGTGGGGCGGCTTATTTTATGGTCTCAGGCCTAAGCTCGCTCAAAAAGCACGCGCTTTTAGAAAAAATTTGCGTCTTTTGTATCGCTTCGATATCCTTGATGCCGTGTCTTGAGCACATTTACGGCTACAAAGTCGGCACGGTCTTTGCCAAAAGCGAGGTAGAGAGCCTGGATAAGCTACACAAGATCGCGGGGCGCGAGGACTACGTGCTGGCGTGGTGGGACTACGGCTATCCGATCCGCTACTACGCAGATGTCAAGACCCTCATAGACGGCGGCAAGCACCTAGGCAGGGATAACTTCGCCGTGAGCTTTGCGCTAGCTAGCAATCAGCGCATGTCGGCAAATATGGCACGCCTAGAAGTCGAGTACACCGAGCGAAATTTTAGCGAGAGATTTGGGCTAAATTTGAATCAAATGATGAAAGACTACAACGCAACGAGCGTAAATTCGTTTTTGTATTCGCTAAATAGCAAGGATTTCCGCCCGCCGCAAAAAACGCGCGAGATTTATTATTATCTGCCTGACTCAATGATCGATATCTTTAGCGCCGTTTTGCGCTTTTCAAACCTCGATCTAAACAGCGGCGAGGAGTATGGAGCGATATTTTATCCGGGCAAACCTTACTCGGTGGACGGCGATACGATAAATATCGGCGGAGGGTTTAGCGTATCTGGCGACGCGTCAAAAGTCTATATCGGCGAGCGCGAAATATCCGTAAATACGTACTTTGAAACAAGCTACGACGAAAAGGATAAGCTGGTTGTCAAAAAGCATGAGATGGACGCGGACGGTAAAATTTATCTCATTTTTATGAAGGATTACAGGCGGTTTTTGGTGCTTGACGAAGCGGTGCTAAACTCGGCCTACATACAGCTTTTCGTGCTCGAAAACTACGATAAAGAGCTCTTTGAGCCGGTCATTTTAAACGGCGCGGTTAAAATTTATAGGTTGCTAAGATGA
- the pglA gene encoding N,N'-diacetylbacillosaminyl-diphospho-undecaprenol alpha-1,3-N-acetylgalactosaminyltransferase translates to MAKFGFLSHADMSIYFFRAPIMRELKRLGHEVFAIAPKGDYTDRLKSEFNCVTYELDRASLNPLTVLENSRKLADILRGLNLDLLQTSAHKSNVFGTFAAKKAGIKRVINLVEGLGSFYIDNDLKTRLVRAAIETLYKKALNMSDGCVFVNEADPAYFLSRDLIAEEKIFKIKSVGVDTLKFDENSVPAANLGEDLRAKKIVLMIARAMWHKGVREFYEAAELLRGREDCAFVFAGEGFEGNKSTADAKFLKGGAVRYLGARDDVPELLKASYLLALPSYKEGFPRTVLEAMSMGRPVVASDVAGCNEAVTNGFNGLLCEVKSSADLAAKIEILLNDENLAAQMGRNGRELALREFDERAVARKYIEIYRKFIDV, encoded by the coding sequence ATGGCTAAATTTGGATTTTTATCTCACGCCGATATGAGCATTTACTTTTTCCGCGCGCCGATCATGCGCGAGCTAAAGCGGCTAGGTCACGAGGTGTTCGCTATCGCGCCAAAGGGCGACTACACGGATAGGCTAAAAAGCGAGTTTAACTGCGTGACGTACGAGCTTGACCGCGCGAGCCTAAATCCTCTAACCGTGCTTGAAAACTCAAGAAAGCTCGCCGATATCTTGCGCGGGTTAAATTTAGACCTGCTGCAAACCTCGGCGCATAAATCAAACGTGTTTGGCACCTTTGCGGCTAAAAAGGCAGGCATAAAGCGCGTAATAAATTTGGTCGAGGGGCTTGGTAGCTTTTATATCGATAACGACTTAAAAACCCGTCTAGTTCGCGCCGCGATCGAAACACTTTATAAAAAAGCGCTAAATATGAGCGACGGCTGCGTGTTCGTAAATGAGGCTGATCCGGCGTATTTTTTGAGCCGCGATTTGATAGCCGAGGAGAAAATTTTTAAGATAAAAAGCGTGGGCGTGGATACGCTCAAATTTGACGAAAACAGCGTGCCGGCCGCAAATTTGGGTGAGGATCTGCGCGCTAAAAAGATAGTGCTGATGATAGCGCGTGCGATGTGGCACAAGGGTGTGCGCGAGTTTTACGAAGCGGCCGAGCTTTTACGCGGGCGCGAGGATTGTGCGTTCGTATTTGCGGGCGAAGGGTTTGAGGGTAACAAAAGTACGGCGGATGCTAAGTTTTTAAAAGGCGGCGCCGTGCGGTATCTGGGTGCTAGAGACGACGTGCCGGAGCTTTTAAAGGCTAGCTATCTGCTTGCACTTCCAAGCTACAAAGAGGGCTTTCCGCGCACGGTTTTAGAGGCGATGAGTATGGGTAGGCCGGTCGTTGCTAGTGACGTGGCGGGATGTAACGAGGCCGTGACGAACGGCTTTAACGGCCTGCTTTGCGAAGTAAAAAGCTCAGCCGATCTAGCCGCAAAGATAGAAATTTTACTAAACGACGAAAATTTGGCCGCGCAAATGGGCCGAAACGGGCGAGAGCTCGCCCTGCGCGAGTTTGACGAGCGAGCGGTCGCTAGGAAATATATAGAAATTTATAGGAAATTTATCGATGTATAG
- the pglC gene encoding undecaprenyl phosphate N,N'-diacetylbacillosamine 1-phosphate transferase, which produces MYRAFFKRLLDICGAIFLIVLTLPIMAVVAVLIYFKVSRDVIFTQARPGLHAKIFKIYKFKTMSDERGADGELLPDEMRLSGIGKTIRSLSLDELPQLFNVLKGDMSFIGPRPLLVEYLPLYDAEQATRHDVRPGITGLAQVNGRNAISWAEKFKFDARYVRELSFALDVKIAILTVQKVLKRSGVSKEGMATTEKFNGRN; this is translated from the coding sequence ATGTATAGGGCGTTTTTTAAGAGATTACTGGATATTTGCGGTGCGATTTTTTTGATCGTGCTTACGCTGCCGATTATGGCGGTCGTCGCGGTTTTGATATATTTTAAGGTTAGCCGTGACGTCATTTTTACGCAGGCGCGCCCAGGCTTGCACGCTAAAATTTTTAAAATTTACAAATTTAAAACGATGAGCGACGAGCGCGGCGCGGACGGAGAGCTACTGCCTGACGAGATGCGTCTAAGCGGCATCGGCAAGACCATCAGAAGCCTTAGCCTAGATGAGTTGCCGCAGCTTTTTAACGTGCTAAAGGGCGATATGAGCTTCATCGGGCCACGTCCGCTTTTGGTTGAGTATCTGCCTCTTTACGACGCAGAGCAGGCTACCCGCCACGACGTGAGACCCGGTATCACGGGTCTAGCGCAGGTAAACGGTCGCAATGCGATCAGCTGGGCGGAAAAGTTTAAATTTGACGCGAGATACGTTCGCGAGCTTAGCTTTGCGTTGGACGTGAAAATCGCGATTTTAACCGTGCAAAAGGTCTTAAAACGAAGCGGCGTGAGTAAAGAAGGCATGGCTACGACGGAGAAATTTAATGGCCGCAACTAA
- the pglD gene encoding UDP-N-acetylbacillosamine N-acetyltransferase, whose product MAATKIYVYGFSGHGAVVADVARACGYGEVVFLDDAKFDGKNVLKFDPSLEKADVIVAIGDNKIRRILQERVKNAGFVLVKLIHPSAVVSASAQIGEGAVVMPNAVINARAQIGEGAIINTGAIIEHDCEIGDFAHISPNAALAGGVIVGQNTHVGIGSCVIQCVKIGANCIIGAGSVVVRDIADGSVAYGNPAKARRNLS is encoded by the coding sequence ATGGCCGCAACTAAAATTTACGTTTACGGCTTTAGCGGACACGGAGCAGTCGTAGCAGATGTAGCTAGGGCGTGCGGATATGGCGAGGTCGTGTTTTTGGACGATGCTAAATTTGACGGCAAAAACGTGCTTAAATTTGACCCGAGTCTCGAAAAAGCGGACGTGATCGTGGCTATCGGAGATAATAAAATCAGACGCATCCTGCAAGAAAGAGTAAAAAATGCGGGCTTTGTCTTAGTAAAATTGATCCATCCAAGCGCGGTGGTAAGCGCTAGCGCGCAAATAGGCGAGGGTGCGGTCGTGATGCCAAATGCCGTCATAAACGCACGCGCGCAAATAGGCGAGGGCGCAATAATAAACACGGGCGCGATCATAGAACACGACTGCGAGATCGGCGATTTTGCGCATATTAGTCCAAACGCGGCGCTAGCAGGCGGCGTGATAGTGGGGCAAAATACCCACGTAGGCATAGGTTCATGCGTCATCCAGTGCGTAAAAATCGGCGCAAACTGCATAATCGGAGCGGGCAGCGTCGTCGTGAGAGATATCGCGGACGGTAGCGTCGCCTACGGCAATCCGGCTAAAGCTAGGCGAAATTTAAGCTAA